The following proteins are encoded in a genomic region of Alnus glutinosa chromosome 8, dhAlnGlut1.1, whole genome shotgun sequence:
- the LOC133875090 gene encoding protein IMPAIRED IN BABA-INDUCED STERILITY 1-like, translating into MGCVSSKQAVSVTPALDHSGAFRDSGVGSVNSGRSRLGSSEKERGGKKKHGGESVTALSGGSELGESGRASSNGNESSFSFRLGNLNKYVEGEQVAAGWPAWLSVVAGEAIQGWVPLRPDAFEKLEKIGQGTYSSVFRARDMETGRIVALKKVRFDNFEPESVRFMAREIMILRRLDHPNIIKLEGLITSRLSCSIYLVFEYMEHDITGLLSCPDIKFSESQIKCYMKQLLSGLEHCHSRGVMHRDIKGSNLLVNNEGILKVADFGLANFYSSGNRQPLTSRVVTLWYRPPELLLGSTDYGASVDLWSVGCVFAELILGKPILQGRTEVEQLHKIFKLCGSPPDEYWKRSKLPHATLFKPQQPYDGCLRETFKNLPKTTISLLETLLSVEPYKRGTASSALASEYFTTKPYACDPSSLPMYPPSKEIDAKVREEAKRKKIGGRVRGSEITRKAARKPHGICKLAPAEEMANQTQDSHRINSKHGDILKEVNSAIDGVAQKPSTDKPEEASHVKNASQGDIPFPGALQVSTSSGFAWAKRRKDEASTRSHTRSISRGHIFSVVEPTTLHSRNNFDSKRHESRDVIYGVRTNSRGRDSYEVAKLAMQNNWCKFERPDSFDASDEYHSQELSMAQYQRDEMATKRSNLDQGDTVEFSGPLLSQSHKVDELLEKHERQIRRIVRKSWFQRGRKHGK; encoded by the exons ATGGGTTGCGTGAGCTCCAAGCAAGCGGTGTCGGTGACGCCTGCACTGGACCACTCGGGCGCCTTCAGGGACAGCGGAGTCGGGTCTGTGAACTCGGGTCGGAGCCGGCTCGGGTCCAGCGAGAAGGAGAGGGGCGGCAAGAAGAAGCATGGTGGTGAGTCGGTGACGGCGCTGAGTGGGGGGAGCGAGTTGGGCGAGTCGGGAAGGGCGAGTTCGAACGGGAACGAGTCCTCGTTCAGCTTCAGATTGGGGAATTTGAACAAGTACGTGGAGGGCGAGCAGGTGGCCGCCGGCTGGCCGGCTTGGCTCAGCGTCGTCGCCGGCGAAGCCATTCAGGGCTGGGTTCCTCTCCGACCCGATGCCTTCGAAAAACTAGAGAAG ATCGGACAGGGTACGTATAGCAGTGTGTTCCGAGCACGTGACATGGAAACTGGGAGGATAGTTGCTCTGAAGAAGGTGCGGTTTGATAATTTTGAGCCTGAGAGTGTTAGGTTTATGGCTCGAGAGATTATGATTCTACGCAGGCTTGACCATCCAAACATCATAAAACTGGAGGGCTTAATTACTTCCCGATTATCATGTAGCATATACCTCGTATTCGAGTACATGGAACATGATATTACTGGACTCTTATCTTGCCCAGACATCAAGTTCAGCGAATCACAG ATTAAGTGCTACATGAAGCAGTTGTTATCTGGACTTGAACACTGTCACTCGAGGGGTGTAATGCATCGGGACATTAAAGGATCAAACCTTTTGGTAAATAACGAAGGAATTTTGAAGGTGGCTGATTTCGGATTGGCAAATTTCTATAGTTCTGGGAATAGGCAACCTCTAACCAGTCGTGTTGTCACTTTGTGGTACCGTCCTCCTGAGCTTCTGCTGGGATCGACCGACTATGGAGCATCTGTGGATCTCTGGAGTGTTGGCTGTGTATTTGCAGAACTAATCCTTGGAAAACCTATCCTTCAAGGGAGAACAGAG GTTGAACAATTACACAAAATTTTCAAGCTTTGTGGATCCCCACCTGATGAATACTGGAAAAGAAGCAAACTTCCTCATGCAACTCTATTCAAACCACAGCAACCTTATGATGGTTGTCTTCGGGagacttttaaaaatttaccaAAAACCACCATAAGTCTGCTAGAAACGCTTCTTTCCGTAGAACCCTACAAGCGAGGGACAGCCTCTTCTGCTCTTGCATCTGAG TATTTCACAACAAAGCCCTATGCATGTGATCCGTCAAGCTTGCCAATGTATCCACCTAGCAAAGAGATTGATGCAAAAGTTCGTGAGGAGGCAAAGAG GAAAAAGATTGGTGGGAGAGTTCGCGGATCTGAAATAACAAGAAAGGCTGCAAGAAAACCCCATGGAATCTGTAAACTGGCACCAGCagag GAAATGGCAAACCAAACACAAGATTCTCATAGGATTAATAGTAAACATGGAGATATTCTTAAAGAAGTAAATTCTGCCATAGATGGGGTGGCACAAAAACCATCAACTGATAAACCTGAAGAGGCTTCCCATGTAAAGAACGCATCTCAAGGCGACATTCCTTTTCCAGGCGCCTTACAGGTTTCTACATCAAGTGGTTTTGCATGGGCAAAAAGGAGGAAAGATGAGGCATCCACAAGATCACACACTAGGTCTATTTCAAGAGGACACATTTTCAGTGTTGTAGAACCTACCACATTGCATTCAAGGAACAATTTTGACTCCAAAAGGCATGAAAGCAGGGATGTTATATACGGAGTCCGCACAAATTCAAGAGGCCGTGATTCATATGAGGTTGCGAAGCTTGCAATGCAGAATAATTGGTGCAAGTTTGAGCGTCCAGACTCATTTGATGCTTCTGATGAGTACCACTCTCAGGAACTATCGATGGCACAGTATCAAAGAGATGAAATGGCTACTAAAAGAAGCAATCTG GATCAAGGGGACACTGTTGAATTTTCCGGACCCTTATTATCTCAATCACACAAAGTTGATGAACTTTTAGAGAAGCATGAGCGCCAAATCCGCCGGATAGTGCGAAAATCATGGTTTCAAAGAG GTAGAAAGCATGGGAAGTAA